TGTTAGAACCGGGTTGTTTAACCATCTTTTCATTTGTTCTCCACCTCTTTTGTGATATCCATAAAGATATCCTCTAAATCAGTCTCGACTTGATTAAATCCAAGTAAAGGTAGATCAGCTTGAATGGCTCGTTTTAATAGATCTTGTTGCTGATAATCAGATCCCTTATATTCAAATTCAATTCCGCCATCTTCGTGTAATTGAATATCGAGTACATCGTGTTCATTCTTAAAAAAGGCAAACACATCTTCATGTCGATTAAAGGTACGAACCTGAATTACCTTTTGTTGTTGGAGTTTATCATGAATTTCAATAACACTTCCGTTTGCAACCAATTTTCCGTGGTCCACTACACCAATCTGATCACACATTTCTGCTAGCTCCGGCAATATGTGTGAAGAAATGATAATCGTTTTATTCATGGACTTTAAGTTTTTTAGCGTTTCCCTCATTTCTATTCTAGCTCTCGGATCAAGCCCAGAAGCTGGCTCATCTAATATTAAAACCTGGGGGTCGTGTATTAGACATCTCGCTAAACATAGTCGTTGTTTCATTCCTCTTGAGAGAACGTCCACATATTCATTTCTCTTATTTGATAAGTTCACAAGCTCAAGCAGCTTGGGAATAACCTTTTTACGTTCCATAAGTGTTAGACCATAGCTTGCACCATAAAAATCGAGATATTCTGTTACGCGAAACTGATCATATACTCCAAAGAAGTCAGGCATATAACCAATTCGTCTTCGCACTTCTGCAGGGTTTTCAACTACATCTATTCCATCAACAATAGCTGTGCCTGACGTTGGAGTCATAAGAGTTGAAAGTATTTGAAAGGTTGTCGACTTTCCTGCTCCATTTTGACCAACCAATCCATAAACTGTCCCTTTTTTCACCTCTATATTTAATTGATTAAGTGCAGTGAAGGATCCATAACTTTTAGTTAAATTTATTGTTTCAATCATGTTTAAACTCACCCTCCACCTTAATTTGAGGCATATCCAACATCTCTTTTGTATCGTTTTTTTGCACTTTTAGCTGGATATTCCCCCACTCATCAATGTATATATCTGGATCTTCAGTCTCTATTCGTCCATCTAACACTTCGTATGCCTCGGATTCATTATTATATATTTCATACACAGTTTCTTCTTCATTAAACGCTGAAATTGTGATGTTCGTAAATTGAAATGAACCGTCCAACAAATCATTTGGAACAGAAAAAGCAAGCTCATACGATCCATTTCCAACAAAGACTTTTTGTTCCCCTTGAGAAACTTCTTCTTCAAAGTACGTATCTCCATCATAGCTATATCCTGTAGGTGATAAGTCTCTATTTTCTAAGGTTAACGAACCCTGCTGTTCAGAACTTACACTTGCTGTTTGTAGGACTAAATTTTGCACATGTTGAATTCCTGATTGACCATTTAATGTGGCATGTAAGATCGAATCTTTTGTTATACCAGCAAATGCGGGATGTCCTTTTTCATAATATTCTTCTGAGAACGAAGCTTGAAACAATCCGCTCTCGATCATTTCTTCTAAAGTATCCTCGGTTGAATACTCGTTCCCATTTGATGGAGAAAATAAGGTTTTTCCTGCTAATGCAAACGATATGTCTCTTTTCTCTCCTTTTTCAAATGAGCCCAGATCAACCTTCTCATTTCCTGCTAAAAAATAGAGATTCTCAAAAGAAAAATTTGTATTGTTTATGACCGTACCTCTTACCTCATTATTGGCATACGTAAGGTCTGTATCAATTAGCCCTGTGTCAATGTTGTGAATTGGACCAACGGCATTGCTAATCGACCAAAATTCTCGATTTTTATACGTAACGATTTGTTGTTCGTAATCGTGCATAACACTTGCATCGATATTTCCTCGAGATTGTCCGATAGATGTATCCTCTATTATTGGAAACGGATTAAATTGATTTCCGGTAAATTCAAGTTTATAGGCCCCGCTTTTACTATTTAAAAAGGAAGCGCTCCCTACTCCGTAACCTTTTCCTGTATCATCAATACGTACCACTGCATTTTCATTTATTTGGTTATCCTTGATTCGATCCTTACCTCCGATTAAGAAAATAAGTACACAAAGCAAAATTGATATGCTAGGTAGAAGCCACCATGCATGCTCTCGCTTATCTGATTTTTTAAGAACCAAATACAAGATTGGGCAAAGAATAAAGATGTACCCCGCAAAAACGGCAACTAGCCAACTTAGAGGTATTAAAGAAGATGGAAACAGGTTTGAAATATATGAAAAGGAATATTGATACGTTTCATAATCGGACATCCCATAATTCATACTAAGGTTTGTCATTAAAGGATTAATGACAAGCTCCCATGTTTTTGTGGCATCTTCCCACTCAGTAAATGAAGATGTGGAAGCAGAAGTTAATAATTGTGCGAGCTCACCATTTCCTATTTTTCTACTTGCCAAAACAGGTCTATCATCTGACGTTTTCACATGAATGATCGAATTCTCGGTTTGATCTCCTTCAAAAAGAGTAAACGTATCCCCTGGAAATTGACGCCCTGTTAGGTCATTTAAAAAACGTGAATCTACATTATTTAATTCTTCAACGTCCTGAATTGGCATGTTTGGATAAAAAATAGAATCTTTGTCTACTTCATTAACTTGGCCTGTAACGAGCATTGTACCACCATCATGGACCCATGAATCAATGACTCGTTGTTGGTGTTCGGTTAAGGAAGTTAAATCAAAATCAGAGACGATCAGGATAGACAACATATTGAGACCGGTTCCAATTTCAGGTATTTGATTAGGTTGAACCTCGACAACATCGTATCTAACATCGGCGGCGAGCTGCATGCTTTTTATTGGAGATAGGGCTTCTGGGTCATTTGATAACAGCCCGATGATTGTATCCTCTTCATTTACGCCTCTAGCTGTCAAAAGAGTTTTCCCCTCAAACTCTAGCTCTTTCCCCTCTTCCCAACCACCTTCAAAAAAGCGAATCGATTTTGATTTAATATTAGACATAGATGAATAATCATAGCCCGGAATACTAATTGTGAAGCTTATCTCAGAATCAGCTGGAATCTCAATTGATTTTAATATATCTGCGGCACCGATAGAATAAGATGGACTAACTGTAAAAGCTACATCTCCTGAGATACTTCGTTGGCTATTGTTTTGAACGGTTACAATGACAGGAAAACCATGATAAGGGTTTGCTTTATTTTCGAATCCAATTTCCGTCAAGATGGTCAGCTCTTTTTCTTCTGCATTAACTGTCATTGGAAAGATAAAAAGGGCTATTAAACCAATAATGATACAGATCAGACTTTTTTTACTCATCTATTCTCCTGCTTTCTAGTTAACTTGTATGAACATAACGATTTCTTTTAAGATAGCACATTTTTCTGTTGATCTTTCTCAAGTTTTTCTAAATTTTTTGATGCACTTGTAGGAATATGTCGAATGAAACGCGAGATTACAAGAGAAGTGTCGCAAGAAATATAAAGGGAATGAAAGCAATTTATAGAATAACTGTTAACGAGGACATTATATATGGAGGAAGTATTTATGAGTTATATAGGAGAGAAAAAAGACTGGTTAAAGAAATACATACATACAAACAGTTTAGAAGGACAAATGACTGCTCTAAACGAGCTACGGGTAAAGAATTCATTTGAACGAAACGAGTTATATGAATTGTTAGATGAATTAGTAGAAGATGAAGTGGTTCAATGGACGAATGAAGAACAGCTTATCTCATTACCCTTACCCAATTGGTATAAAAATCATCTAGAAAACATTAAGATTTGTCGTCAATCGATTTTAACAAGGCGATTTAGTCTTTGAATACAAA
The nucleotide sequence above comes from Alkalicoccobacillus plakortidis. Encoded proteins:
- a CDS encoding ABC transporter ATP-binding protein gives rise to the protein MIETINLTKSYGSFTALNQLNIEVKKGTVYGLVGQNGAGKSTTFQILSTLMTPTSGTAIVDGIDVVENPAEVRRRIGYMPDFFGVYDQFRVTEYLDFYGASYGLTLMERKKVIPKLLELVNLSNKRNEYVDVLSRGMKQRLCLARCLIHDPQVLILDEPASGLDPRARIEMRETLKNLKSMNKTIIISSHILPELAEMCDQIGVVDHGKLVANGSVIEIHDKLQQQKVIQVRTFNRHEDVFAFFKNEHDVLDIQLHEDGGIEFEYKGSDYQQQDLLKRAIQADLPLLGFNQVETDLEDIFMDITKEVENK